A portion of the Drosophila innubila isolate TH190305 chromosome 3L unlocalized genomic scaffold, UK_Dinn_1.0 0_D_3L, whole genome shotgun sequence genome contains these proteins:
- the LOC117788275 gene encoding uncharacterized protein F13E9.13, mitochondrial-like, protein MQRFIQIFGKQKCKIIGMIHVDALPGTPQYAGNWEKTIEKVEHEAQLYKQHQLDAVLIENMHDIPYVQDRLLGPEIVACMTRLSQVVRRILPRETPCGVQVLACGNKHALAVAKASQLQFIRAEGYVFGHVADEGYTNACAGDLLRYRKQIDAEDVLVFTDLKKKHSSHAITQDVSLLETAHAAEFFLTDGIIITGTATGQAASSKDLQDLSGKLKVPLIIGSGVTKDNIKQYYNKAQAVIIGSHFKYNGSWQQDIDEQAVENFMHRICELRAKKTLFT, encoded by the exons atgcagcgatttatacaaatatttggtaaacagaaatgcaaaattataGGCATGATACATGTGGATGCGCTGCCAG gaaCGCCGCAATATGCCGGCAACTGGGAGAAAACCATTGAGAAGGTCGAACATGAGGCGCAGCTGTATAAGCAGCACCAACTG GATGCTGTGCTTATCGAGAATATGCATGACATTCCTTATGTGCAGGATCGTCTATTGGGTCCAGAGATTGTGGCCTGTATGACGCGACTGTCGCAAGTTGTGCGCCGCATTCTACCCCGTGAAACACCCTGTGGTGTGCAAGTGCTTGCCTGTGGCAATAAACATGCACTGGCTGTTGCCAAGGCCAGTCAATTGCAGTTTATACGTGCCGAGGGATACGTCTTCGGTCATGTGGCCGACGAGGGCTACACAAATGCCTGTGCCGGCGATCTGTTGCGCTATCGAAAACAAATCGATGCCGAGGATGTTTTGGTATTTACGGATCTGAAGAAGAAGCACAGTTCACATGCCATTACTCAAGATGTTAGCTTATTGGAAACAGCGCATGCAGCTGAATTCTTTCTCACAGATGGCATTATCATCACAGGCACAGCAACTGGACAGGCAGCTAGCTCCAAAGATCTGCAGGATCTTTCTGGCAAACTGAAAGTGCCGTTAATCATTGGCTCTGGCGTCACCAAAGACAACATAAAACAATACTACAATAAGGCGCAAGCGGTTATTATAGGCTCACACTTTAAGTACAACGGCAGCTGGCAACAGGATATTGACGAGCAGGCTGTAGAGAATTTCATGCATCGCATATGTGAACTGCGCGCaaagaaaacattatttacctag